A portion of the Brevundimonas pondensis genome contains these proteins:
- a CDS encoding isochorismatase family protein yields the protein MIIAGTITSVCMAFPAISAAYEGYKVFAVVDASGTYSKMAQEVTLARVVQAGVIPMDMAAVASELQKTWRRDDAQQWAEVYTQIFPPYQLLIESYGKAQQVATDHEILDSQRS from the coding sequence CTGATCATCGCCGGCACCATCACCAGCGTCTGCATGGCCTTCCCCGCCATCAGCGCCGCCTATGAGGGCTACAAGGTCTTCGCCGTGGTCGACGCCTCGGGCACCTATTCCAAGATGGCTCAGGAAGTGACCCTGGCCCGCGTGGTCCAGGCCGGCGTCATCCCCATGGACATGGCCGCCGTCGCCTCGGAACTGCAGAAGACCTGGCGCCGCGACGACGCCCAGCAGTGGGCCGAGGTCTACACCCAGATCTTCCCGCCCTATCAGCTGCTGATCGAAAGCTACGGCAAGGCCCAGCAGGTCGCGACTGACCACGAGATCCTGGACTCGCAGCGCAGCTGA